A stretch of Mobula birostris isolate sMobBir1 chromosome 2, sMobBir1.hap1, whole genome shotgun sequence DNA encodes these proteins:
- the vegfab gene encoding vascular endothelial growth factor Ab isoform X7, with product MNSLLSLLNCLLAALLYFHSAKMAHIPNDGLRRNEVIKFMEVWRKSYCRPIETLIDILQEHPDEVEYIFKPSCVPLMRCGGCCNDESLECVPVEVHNVTMEIMKIKPHHGENLSLMHFVQHSKCICRPKKEGEETQKRCEKPRR from the exons ATGAACTCGCTCCTTAGTTTACTCAACTGTCTTTTGGCTGCTCTCTTGTATTTTCACAGCGCGAAG ATGGCCCACATCCCCAACGATGGACTTCGGAGGAATGAAG TCATAAAGTTCATGGAGGTGTGGAGAAAGAGCTACTGCAGACCAATAGAGACACTAATAGACATCCTGCAGGAGCACCCCGATGAAGTGGAGTACATCTTTAAGCCCTCTTGCGTGCCTCTAATGCGGTGTGGTGGATGCTGCAACGATGAAAGCCTCGAATGTGTCCCCGTCGAAGTGCACAACGTGACAATGGAA ATAATGAAAATCAAGCCCCACCACGGGGAAAATTTAAGCCTGATGCACTTTGTCCAGCACAGTAAATGTATCTGCAG ACCAAAGAAAGAAGGTGAAGAGACACAAAAAAG